Part of the Gammaproteobacteria bacterium genome is shown below.
CATTTACCCCGGAAATGAAAAGCGCCGGTGGAGCCGGCGCCGCATGAATTCCATCTGTCCCGCAGTCGATTAACGACCACCCTCTCCAGCATCATCCGCCTTGTTTGGTATTCCGGTCAGCGGTGCAACAGCGTCATTAGCACTATTGGGCGCATCGTGATTGGGCTGAATATCGTTCATTATTATGGTGTTTACCGCCAACTCCTGGCCATCATTAGCGATTACCGAGGCCTTCCATTCCCCTTTCCAGTCAGGAAGTAATCTTTTGCTGGAGTATATTCTCCATCGCTCACCACCAACTTCAAACGGGACTTCTGCCATGATCTCGCCGTTATATTCCCATCGGTGCGTCACGCGCTGCCCTGCCATGCCACGCAATTCACTGAAATAATATATCTGGCTGGCGTTGGCCTCATTGATGTGATCTACAGGCTCGCGGTTTTGAATGGCGCTGGCAAATGTTGCGCGCACTACATTGCCAGTGTGTACCGAGGTTGCATCACTACCGGCTTCAGCGGCTGGTGTTACCGTAGCCGGAAGTGATGGTTTGGCAGGCACCGCCGTATCTTCGGCCATGACAACAGCATTGAAACCGAAAAGTATTGCCGCAAAAAGAATATGATATTTCATTTGGTTCTCCTTGATCAAAATGAAAATCGATTGTTCAGGAAACGAAAAAAGTAACTGAATAAACCGGTAATAAACGATGCGTGTTTAACAGGAGCCACACTCTACTGCTACGAAGCATTGTACATATAGCTAAAAAGGATGAAGGGTTGAATTTCGTTGATCAATAGTTTGGCGAAATGTGAACCCACGAACACCGTTGTAATCCAGGTGACCAGCGGTGTTTTACCGCAGACTATTTTGGGCAATGCTGGATCCTGGCACGAACGCCAGGTAGTAGGAATATTGTCAGGTAAACAAAGATCGACTTTTAGACCAGCTTGATGGCGTGAGCCGCCATAGGCAGTTCATTCAACTGAACGGAGGCACTTGTGAAAATACCATTCGAACCGTATTTCATCGCTTTGTTGATAATGCTGATGACTTCAAACGTGCGGGCGTTGGAACCCGCGGAAGGCATGGTTGTCATGAAATCGGCGCACCCGGCAGCGGTGACCCTGGACCGCATGGCAGTACTGATGAAATCAAAAGGAATCCAAGTAATCGCGCGCGTCAATCATGACGAAAATGCCCGCAGCGTTGGCATGAGCCTGAGGCCAACGGAATTGCTGATATTCGGTAACCCGAAACTGGGAAGCAAGTTGTTTTCCAGCGCCCAGACTGCGGGCATCGACTTGCCCATGAAGGCCCTGGCCTGGCAAGACGAGGCCGGCCAGACCTGGCTGGCGTATAATGATCCCGGATATATTGCCAAGCGCCATGGCATCGGTGACCAGGACGAGGTTGTGAACAAAATGAGTTCGGCGTTAAAACGATTTGCTACCATGGCCGCCGAGAAACCCTGAACCCCATGACTACAGGTCGCCAGTGGACGTTGATAAATCGAAAGCTTCCCGGGAAAACTTGCTGAGAATACTCGTTGACGGTTGCGCGTCCCTGGAAGTGTCTATTTCCAGCGAGATTCAGAACCGGCTGGTTGACTATGTTCTGCTGCTGGAAAGGTGGAACCAGGCGTTCAACCTGACGGCTGTGCGTGACCCTTTGAACATGATGAGTCGTCACGTGCTCGATAGCCTGAGTATCCTGCCGTGGGTTCACGGCGCTCGCTGTATCGACGTCGGTACTGGTCCCGGCTTGCCGGGGCTGGTACTGGCCATCGCCGAGCCGGGTCGGCGACACTGGACCCTGCTCGACAGCAATGGCAAAAAAGTCCGT
Proteins encoded:
- a CDS encoding DUF302 domain-containing protein — translated: MKIPFEPYFIALLIMLMTSNVRALEPAEGMVVMKSAHPAAVTLDRMAVLMKSKGIQVIARVNHDENARSVGMSLRPTELLIFGNPKLGSKLFSSAQTAGIDLPMKALAWQDEAGQTWLAYNDPGYIAKRHGIGDQDEVVNKMSSALKRFATMAAEKP
- a CDS encoding DUF2914 domain-containing protein — translated: MKYHILFAAILFGFNAVVMAEDTAVPAKPSLPATVTPAAEAGSDATSVHTGNVVRATFASAIQNREPVDHINEANASQIYYFSELRGMAGQRVTHRWEYNGEIMAEVPFEVGGERWRIYSSKRLLPDWKGEWKASVIANDGQELAVNTIIMNDIQPNHDAPNSANDAVAPLTGIPNKADDAGEGGR
- the rsmG gene encoding 16S rRNA (guanine(527)-N(7))-methyltransferase RsmG — its product is MDVDKSKASRENLLRILVDGCASLEVSISSEIQNRLVDYVLLLERWNQAFNLTAVRDPLNMMSRHVLDSLSILPWVHGARCIDVGTGPGLPGLVLAIAEPGRRHWTLLDSNGKKVRFLRQAVMELGLENIEIIQERVEKFQPPEKFDTLTSRAFAELGDMARLSQHLLADKGGRMLAMKGAFREIEREIAVLAGDYAVEVISLPVAGQPDTVQAERHLVILEPRHR